In a single window of the Natronosalvus caseinilyticus genome:
- a CDS encoding tyrosine-type recombinase/integrase, protein MTNQPDPLDNLPAGDGTPRDGLPPAPEQVEFDFPLASERTREDLENYGLNMVDDYRDFKKDLLSWLATYGKHPEKGQGLAESTLQSTHYKLEIVFRWLWEDEDAYTTDFTPNHADRFIRLLNRSDGMADSSVLHYGKTVQRLFKYHNHIHGTDYDWEPKPELSQATGDERDYLRRTAFKPLYQAALEYNSVKSYHSNMSVEERDQLKTHVSQRLGVPKSEVGPEHFEQANSWKEPSIIAVTLDTGLRPIEVGRATTDWVNLENNELNIPKDESTKNEAHWNCSIKKRTSRVLKRWLEERATYDKYNGRDELWLTKQGSSYSSKSCNYLLSRLVEQGDLPIPDHKEITWYSIRHGVATYWANHIGPHHAKEQLRHKSVTTTMKYLHSDAETRNDAAEQIW, encoded by the coding sequence ATGACCAACCAGCCCGATCCACTCGACAACCTCCCCGCCGGGGATGGCACTCCGCGGGATGGTCTACCCCCAGCTCCAGAACAAGTAGAGTTCGACTTTCCCCTTGCCAGTGAACGCACACGCGAGGATCTCGAAAACTACGGGCTCAATATGGTCGACGACTACCGCGACTTCAAGAAAGATCTTCTCTCGTGGCTCGCCACATACGGCAAGCACCCAGAGAAAGGTCAGGGCCTCGCAGAGAGCACCCTTCAGTCGACACACTACAAGCTTGAAATCGTCTTCCGATGGCTCTGGGAGGACGAAGACGCCTACACGACAGACTTCACACCGAACCACGCTGACCGCTTCATCCGTCTCCTCAATCGCTCAGACGGTATGGCTGATTCCAGTGTGCTTCACTACGGGAAGACTGTTCAGCGACTGTTCAAGTACCACAACCATATCCACGGAACCGACTACGACTGGGAGCCAAAACCCGAGCTGAGTCAGGCGACCGGTGATGAACGGGATTATCTCCGCAGAACCGCGTTCAAGCCGCTCTATCAGGCGGCGTTGGAATACAACTCGGTCAAAAGCTATCATAGCAACATGTCCGTTGAGGAGCGTGATCAGTTGAAGACACACGTCTCACAGCGCCTCGGCGTACCCAAGTCGGAGGTCGGTCCCGAACACTTCGAACAGGCGAACTCGTGGAAGGAGCCATCGATAATCGCTGTGACGCTGGATACTGGACTCCGACCCATCGAAGTGGGGCGAGCCACCACGGACTGGGTCAACCTTGAGAACAACGAACTCAACATACCAAAGGACGAGTCCACGAAGAACGAGGCGCACTGGAACTGTTCAATCAAGAAGCGCACGTCAAGAGTCCTCAAACGATGGTTAGAGGAGCGAGCAACCTACGACAAGTACAACGGTCGGGACGAACTGTGGCTCACAAAGCAGGGAAGCTCATACAGTTCGAAATCGTGTAACTACCTATTGAGCCGCCTCGTTGAGCAGGGCGACCTTCCTATCCCAGACCACAAGGAGATTACCTGGTACTCAATCCGTCACGGGGTTGCGACCTACTGGGCGAACCACATCGGCCCACACCACGCGAAAGAACAGCTCCGTCACAAGAGCGTCACGACGACGATGAAATATCTTCACTCCGACGCTGAAACCCGTAACGACGCCGCCGAACAGATCTGGTAA